From the genome of Arthrobacter alpinus, one region includes:
- the gmk gene encoding guanylate kinase gives MKPRSGVTVLAGPTAVGKGTVSTFIRDNYPQVWLSVSATTRPARPGEIEGVHYFFKTAQEFDALIEHGDLLEWAVVHGQNRYGTLRSTVEAAVQAGRCVLLEIDLQGARQVKAAMPEADFVFLSPPSWAELVRRLVGRGTETQQEQQRRLETAKLELAAQPEFDYTIVNDDVSRAAAELVTLMGLTPSHVD, from the coding sequence GCTGGCTGGCCCCACCGCCGTGGGAAAGGGGACGGTGTCAACGTTTATTCGGGACAACTACCCGCAAGTGTGGCTTTCTGTCTCCGCCACGACCCGCCCGGCCCGGCCCGGCGAGATTGAAGGGGTGCACTACTTCTTCAAGACGGCCCAAGAGTTCGATGCGCTGATCGAGCACGGTGACCTGCTGGAGTGGGCTGTGGTCCACGGCCAAAACCGCTATGGAACCTTGCGCAGCACCGTCGAAGCAGCCGTCCAGGCCGGCCGATGCGTGCTGTTGGAGATTGATTTGCAAGGCGCCCGGCAGGTAAAAGCAGCCATGCCGGAGGCCGATTTCGTGTTCCTGTCACCACCCAGCTGGGCCGAACTTGTCCGCCGGCTAGTGGGACGCGGCACAGAAACGCAGCAGGAGCAGCAACGGCGGCTGGAAACAGCTAAACTGGAACTTGCTGCCCAACCGGAGTTTGATTACACCATCGTCAACGATGATGTAAGCCGGGCCGCAGCCGAGCTTGTCACCTTGATGGGCCTTACGCCCAGCCACGTTGATTAA
- the rpoZ gene encoding DNA-directed RNA polymerase subunit omega, which yields MTTQPEGIINPSIDSLLEAADSKYGLVIFGAKRARQINAYYAQLHEGLFEYVGPLVDTKLNEKSLSIAFREIDEGLLVSTPIETA from the coding sequence TTGACTACACAACCCGAAGGCATCATCAACCCATCCATCGATTCGCTGCTTGAGGCTGCGGATTCAAAGTATGGATTGGTCATCTTTGGCGCTAAGCGTGCCCGCCAGATCAACGCCTACTACGCACAGCTCCACGAGGGCTTGTTCGAGTATGTTGGCCCTCTGGTCGACACGAAACTGAACGAGAAGTCGCTTTCCATCGCATTCCGTGAAATCGACGAGGGCCTGCTGGTTTCCACGCCGATCGAAACCGCGTAA